The sequence ATTGTCGTTTCCTTGTTAGCAGGAATTTCGACTGCGTTCATTGAACAACAGCTGGAAACACAAAATCCGGTTATTCGTGTCATGCCTAATACGTCAGCAACGATTGGCCAATCTGCTACAACCATTGCAGCTGGTACATATGCGACGAAAGAACAGGTAGAATTAATCGAAGAACTGATAACATCGATCGGTACAACCGAAGTGATTGATGAAGCAGATATGGATGCATTTACTGCCTTAGCCGGTAGTGCCCCAGCTTTCTATTATTTTATGGTAGAAGCAATGGAGCAGTTTGTTGATACAAAAGGGTTAGACAAAGATATTGCCAAGCGGTTGATGGTGCAGACGATCAAAGGTGTGGGCGAAATGCTGGAAGCATCTGAGGATTCACCGCAAGTACTTCGCGAAAAGATTACAAGCCCAGGAGGTACAACAGAGGCTGGGTTGAAAACTTTAGCAGCGCACGAATTCCAGGAAGCGGTCATAGCTTGTTTAGAGGAAACAACGGCACGCTCAAAAGAAATGCGTGAAATGTTCGAGAAATAATACCAGAGGGAGGAACAGCTCCCTCTGAAATTAGACCATGACCCCGTAGCTCAGTAGGATAGAGCACTTCTCTCCTAAAGAAGGTGTCGGAGGTTCGAATCCTCTCGGGGTCGCTTATTTCATAATCTGAAAACAAATCGAGCAACAAATTAGAAACGGAATGATACAGATAATCGCGATACCACCCATTTTATTGCCTTCCTGAAAGTTATCCAGACTGTGAATAATACAACGATAGGCAATAAACAAGGTAACTATTGTCAGAAGAATTGGCTCCACATTAATCCCTCACTCTATTTAGGTTTGAATCATCCAGCATTTTTCCAAACTCTAATTTATCCAGATTGTAAGTAACATTAACTTCGGCGTTTGGAAATATTTTTTTGTTCCAGTCTGCTTTTTCGTACTGCTTAATATTTGTAAATTCATGCCGAATATATATGGACCAGTAAAAAGGATCAGATTTATACTGTTGCTGTGATTTTTTTATCAATGCCAGTGTCTTCTCTTCCAATCGGGTGGTGATGGCATCTTCCAAGGTATCCTGCTTTTCTTGATCGTGTGCATAACGAATTAAACTTGGTATCGCGATCACTTCAATTTGAAAAGGAACAAGTACATCAATAACAGTTGGTTTATCCTGATGATAAGTAATGTCTATTTTCGCATTTTGCTTTTGTTGATAATTATATGATAGTCGATATTCTGGGTCGAAAGGATCTGGCATGGTAGCCAAGTAATTGTTCAGTTTAAATGTATTATCCATAATATGTGCAAGACGGATTTCCTCACCGTCCAGCGTGTCGATCATCTTTCCTCCTTTAAAAACGCTCGCCCCCATAAATTGAGTCGGTGATCCTCCCAGTTGAGGAATCTCACCTGCTATATATTCATCTTCTAATTTACTCTTATTTTGCTCTTTATCTTTTTGTTCAGTGGTGGCATAAATAGCCAAAAATAAATCAGCATCTCCTTCGGTAATTTGAAAGAAACGATGTAGCGACGAATCGGGTATAATGCCAGTTTGTACGGCCCTGTCCAGCATAAATTGATAGTATTTGTGTGGTCTTTGCTCCATCACCGGCTGATTGTTGTTAATAAAGTCAGAGGCTTTTTCTTTTGATACCACCAATTGCACACCGCGTCTAATCTGTGGCGATCTGGAGGCAGATTGAATCACACGCAGGAAGTCAGGGTCTTTTGCCAATTCTTCTGAAATGACAATAATCCGGGTATGGTCCAACGTAATTTTTTTGGAAACAAATGAATTGGCTGTATAGGTCGCACTTAATATGTCAGCACCATTTACGGTAACAATTTCTGATGCTGGCTCATTGGAACCTCCCTGTCCTGCTGCTGATCCAACTTCAGGATTAGCTATTTGATAGGTAAACGCATATACTCCTTTATTTTCTGTTGTATCAATTCCCATGGCAATGACATAGGATTGCTGCTCCAGCTCAATTCGATCGAAGCATCCAGTTAGAAGGATTAGCAAACCGAGTATAAACCATAATTTATTCATCATTGTTTTAAATCCCCTTTAAAGAAAGCAATGGACCATAAAATAAAAGGTAAGACAATAAAAAACGGTGACATGACCGTTAATAATGTTTCTCTTAGAACTAATTCATTGATCACAGAATTAAGGGGGATTAAACCAATCATCACTACCAGGAAACTGAACGGTAACAACAATGGTTCAAAATTTCGGATAGCAAATATCTCCCCAAATATCCAACTGGTAATGTAAACGAAAATAATAAATTTCAGGAATGCGGCTAGCAACCAGAACACCATAAAAAATGTCTCTATATTGGTGAAAAATTGCCCTAAATTGACAAATTGCGTAATATCGTGATAAGGAAAAGCAATTTTTTTGATCGAATTGTAATCAAATACGCAGACATAAATAAAGAAAAATAACAGGATCTCAAATAATCCAATAATGCTTGCGATAATGGTCCCCTTTCGAAACATAGAGGTAGATTTAGCGGACTGATAGGCAATTAATAAAAAGAACAATTCTGCAAAAACAGAAGCTTTTTTTACGCCTTCTGTTAACAGGATTGAAAGTCCTTGCCCAAATATAGGGAAGACCCTTTGCAATACCATATCTCCAGTTATAAGAATGAAGACAATCAACGCAGCAGCTTTTATGAAAAAGAGTGTTATCCAGCTGGTAAATCCTATTACTTCAAACCCTTTTTTTGCTCCCAAAAAAACCACAATAAAAAAAATATAATAAACTATATCTGTTGGTGATTCTTGAAAATATAACTGTTTAATTTGTTCTACATAGTTTCGGCTGTCGAGCGTAAGCGTTAAAAAAGCAAAAATGAACAACAACAAACAAATGATCTTTCCCGCCCATTTACCAATTATCGTTTCGATCAGTTCTACTAAGTTTTTATCCTTGTATTTCTTTAATAAATAAAGCATCAATAAGAAGCCGGGGAAAATACATACAAATGAGATGAGGGGGATTATCCAAAACCCATTTTGTGCTTGCTGTGACATTAGAGAGGACGTTGAATCAGACAGTTTAATGCCAACGATAATTAACGTCATCGCTAATATTTCTTTCAGGCGTAACAATCCTTTGTTTTGCATATATTTCCCTTCCTTCTGTTACTTTGGTTTTTTCTGAATATCTTTAAGATGTAAAAATGTTGGACGAAAAATTTCTTTCTTGACTGTTTTGCGAAAAACAGTATCTTCTGATGACATAAAATGTGGTGACATTGGCGAGAAAAAAGATACCCCAAATGATTTGACCGATGCAGCGTACATTAGAAATAGCAGGAAGGCGCCAGTCAGACTAAGCATTCCATATGTTCCGGCTGCCAGGATAAAGATAAATCGCATCAGGCGAATCGTGAAGTTCATATTCAGGTCTGCTACTGCGAATGATGATAAACCTGAGAGAGCAGCAACAATAACGATAATAGGGCTAATGATATTTGCTTCAACAGCAGCCTGCCCCAGTATTAATGCACCAACAATACCGATTGTCGGTCCCAATGCATTCGGTATTCTAAGTCCTGCTTCCCGAATCAGTTCAAATGCTATTTCCATCATTAATACTTCGATAATTAAAGGAAAAGGTACTCTTTCCCTTGATGCGGTGATAGCTAATAATAGATCGGGCGGGATCATTTCACTATGAAAATTTGAGATAGCAACATAGGTTGCCGAAATCATTAAGGTTAAATAAAAACAAAAGATTCGGATAGCGCGAGTGAAATTACCATAAAAAAAGCGTAAATAACGGTCTTCCGGTGCATGGAAAAAAGACCAGAACGTTACAGGTACGATTAAACAGGCTGAAGAGCTGTCCATTAAGATCACTACATAACCATCTTCTAGATAGGATGTCGCTTTATCGGGCTTTTCTGTATAGAGAATCGTAGGGATTAACGAGTATGGACGTTCTTCTATAAATTGTTCAAGAATTTCGAGATTACGAACATTATCTGTTTTTATTTGTTTAATACGATTTCTTACATTATTTAACAGGTCATCATTTACGAGATCTTTTATATAGATCACATTTACTTCATTTACTGAACGTTCTCCAACCTGTATGCCTTCATTGATTAAAGAATGATTGTGTAATTGTTTTCTGATCAGAGATATATTGCTGTTTAATGATTCGGTAAATGCTTCTTGCGGACCTTTAATGGTTACTTCATTCTCTGCTTTTGAAACGGGGCGATGAGCAAAATCAGCTACATCCATTGCATAGGCCTGTTCATCCCCTTCTACGAATAGAATGACTTTACCACTGTTGATATTTTGTACTACCTTTTCAAAATCACTTGTTTCTTCAATATTTTCTATCGATACAATATTTTTTATGCGATCTCCTTCTGTTGTTAAGAGTGGTTTTATAATATGTAAATTAATTCTTGCCCCATCGACAATCGAACTAAAATAGAAAAGACTCGCTTTCTTTCCGTTCGATTTCAATGTAATCGAGCGCATAGAAAAATCTTTATTCACACCATATCCGAATAAGTCTTTCGTATCTTGCATATTTTGTATTAATGAAGCTGCAACCTTTTTATCTTTTAAACTGCTTTGTTCAGCATTGTTTTGCTGCTTTTGCATGAATCGCACCATGATTACACACCTCCGGCTAGTCGTTAATATGTACAAAATCAATCAGAATATGTAATTGCCAATATAAGGATTGAATAACTTGCTTTCTCATCCAAATTCGTTACAATGTAATGTAAGGGGTTTCTTTATTTAATTAGATTATTGCAAACGTTCACATTATTGGGAGAGGTGATATGATGGATATGACAAAAGTACAGGCAAGGTCAGGTAAGCATAATTTAGCCGACCTTGAATCGATGCGAGAAGGTTTTGATTGGGAAGAAGTGAAAAAAGATTTCAGCTGGTATAAAACAGGTAAAGTAAATGCCGCTTATGAAGCAATTGATCGTCATGCAGAAAATCCTGATAAAAAAGACCAAGTGGCATTGTTATATTCGGCACCAGATCGTGAAGAGAGCGTTACGTTTCAACAACTAAGTAAACAAAGTAATCAAACTGCTAATATTCTTAAGAAGTATGGCATTCAAAAAGGAGACCGCGTCTTCTTATTTATGCCAAGAAGTCCGGAGTTCTACGCCAATTTCTTTGGGATATTAAAGGTCGGAGCTATTGCTGGTCCACTTTTTGAAGCATTTATGGAGCAGGCAGTAAGAGATCGGTTAGAAGATAGTGAGGCTGCAATGCTGATTACTACTCCTGATTTATTAGGAAGGGTTCCTGTTGATGAATTACCTCACTTAAAACAAATTGTTCTGGTAGGTGCAGAGAATCTTCCAGAAGATGATTATATTGATTATGATGCAGAAATTAAGGAAGCGTCTGATGAATTTGATATTGAATGGGTAGACCGGGAAGATGGTATGCTGATTCATTATACATCTGGTTCTACAGGTAAGCCGAAAGGTGTTTATCATGTGCATAATGCGATGGTTCAGCATTACGCAACAGGTAAATGGGTCATTGATTTTAAGGAAGATGATGTGTATTGGTGTACAGCCGATCCTGGTTGGGTAACAGGCACAAGTTATGGTATCTTTGCCCCATGGTTAAATGGTGTAACCAATGTCATTAGAGGTGGTCGTTTTACACCGGAATCCTGGTATGAAACATTAGATAAAAACAATGTGACAATCTGGTATACTGCACCAACGGCATTACGTAAATTTGTCAGCGCGGGTGACGAACTGGTGAAGCAATATGATTTATCCAGTCTACGTCATGTTCTAAGCGTTGGGGAACCGTTGAACCCTGAGGTTATTACATGGGCTTTACGCGTATTTGATCTGCGTATCCATGACACATGGTGGATGACGGAAACTGGGGCAATGTTAATTGTTAACTTACCTAGTATGGAAATCCGACCAGGTTCGATGGGACGCCCGATTCCTGGTGTAGAGGCAGCAATTGTCGATAATGAAGGTAATGAGTTACCGCCAAATCAAATGGGAAACCTTGCCATTAAAAAAGGCTGGCCATCGATGATGCGTGCGATCTGGAAGAATCCAGGTAAATATGAAAGTTATTTTATCAACGGCTGGTATGTATCTGGCGACAGTGCCTATATGGATGAAGATGGCTATTTCTGGTTCCAGGGGCGTTTGGATGATGTAATTAATACGTCAGGTGAACGTGTTGGACCATTCGAGGTAGAGAGTAAATTAATTGAACATAAGGCGGTGGCGGAAGCTGGTGTCATTGGTAAACCGGATCCCGAGCGTGGAGAAATTATTAAAGCATTTATTACGCTAAATCCAGGGTATGAAGCGAATGATTCTCTATTAGAGGAGATTCGTCAATTTGTAAAAACCGGATTAAGCGCACACGCTGCTCCTCGTGAGATCGAAATCAAAGACAGCATTCCGAAAACCCGAAGCGGTAAAATTATGCGCCGCCTCTTAAAATCATGGGAACTAGGACTCCCAACCGGTGATACATCCACATTAGAAGAATAAATAAAAACAAGGCTAGCACGGTTACGTGTTAGCCTTTTTAGCTTAAGATTGATTATGTAAAGTGCAACTGTCTGACGTTGTGGTAATTTTGACAGGTTTCATCTGCTTAGCAAAGCTCTGGAAATAGGCTCCACGTTCTGTGGGTCGGCGGCATAGCCGTCAAGCTAAGGAAAAGAGAGCTTAAATTGTCTTACATGTTCGGCCTATCATATAATCCATTCTTATGGACAGTTGAAAAGAGAAAGAGCAATAGTTGTCTATAAGAATGGATCTTATGGACAGTTGAAAAGAGAAAGAGTAAAAGTTGTCTATAAGAATGGGTCTTATGGACAGTTGAAAAGAGAAAGAGTAAAAGTTGTCCATAAGAATGGATCTTATGGACAGTTGAAAAGAAAAAGAGCAAAAGTTGTCTATAAGAATGAATCTTATGGACAGTTGAAAAGGAAAAGGGCAAAAGTTGTCCATAAGAATCAAAAATATGACCATTCAAGGATATCAAAAGGACTCTTGTGGTCAAAAATCCGATTTCTTGTGCCAATACTTCAGGAACAGCTTAGGCTACTACTTGAATAACATCCTGCTGCCTTGTACCGAGGAAGCTCACTTCGAAGCGGTACTTGCAGACACAGGCACAAATATAAGTGGATCTTCAGCCGTGCCCGCAGGAAGTGGTTGGCCGGAGCGGTATCCTGGCACTTGAAATATTTCAAAATTACCGTACCGCTAAGCAGTTAGCATTACATAATCCATATTATGAGAAGTTATATATACGCCCACATTAGTTAAAACAGGGTTTTCCAGTTTTTCTTATAAGTCAAGAAAGTATAAATTTTGGGCTATATGATGTTCGCTGACAGAAACGGCCACGTCCGGCTCCAGCGCCCAGAGACTAGGCGACTTCGCGAAATCGCCCTACGATAAGTCATCATCGATTCGCAAGCTCACCGTGATTCCTTTATCTCAGTTGATTCGCTCCACTCGCTACGTCTCTAAACGGGCGCTTGCGCCTTTGTTCTTCAAATAGTTTTTAATCCGTCTTTTGATAGCATAAATTCCTGCAGTAATACGTATTATGCTTCTAAGTCACCTTTTGGTCCGAAGAATTCAAAGTGAATATCTGCTGGATGGACCTCCCATGTGGTTAATGCCTGATTAATGGCTTTCATAAATGGTTCTGGTCCGCAGAAATAGAAAGATGCTTCGTTAGTCGGGACGACAGATTGTAACCATGGTAAATCAATATAGCCGCTTTTATCACATAAGGCAGTATGTTCCGGTTTTTCATAGACCGTAAAGGCACGAACATGAGGATGATTATTTGTTATGTCTTTCACAATATCCTGTAAACCGTGTAATCTCTCGTTTTGCGCTGCGTGGATAAAATACACGTCACGTTGCGGTTGCTGTTCTACTACCGTTTCTAACATACTTACTAATGGCGTTAATCCAACACCGCCGCTTACTAATACTAATGGTTTTGCTTCCTGATTTAATACAAAATCGCCAGCAGGTGCACTTAGTTCTATTACATCATTCTCGTTGATATGGTGGTGAAGGAAACTAGATACTACACCATCTGGGTGATTCTCCAGTGCTGCTTCTTTTTTGACGCTTATTCGCCATACGTCTTGATTCGGCTTACAGGATAAGCTGTATTGACGCTGACAAGTATAAGGAATGCCAGGTACAGAAACTTTTACGGTAACATATTGACCTGCTTCATATTCAGGCAATGATTTGTTATCATCTGGCTTCAGATAAAAAGAAGTAATCACATCGCTTTCCTTTACTTTTTCGACAATACGGAATGGTCGGTAACCGATCCAGCCACCAGGTGCAGTCTCTGTCTCTTGATACATTCCTTCTTCGACTTGAATAAAGACATCAGCAATGACACCATATGCTTTGGCCCAGGCTGCGATAATTTCTTCTGTAGCCGCTTCTTTTAACACCACTTGCATTGCTTTTAATAAATTTTCTCCAACAATGGGATAATGCTCTGGTTTGATATTCAAGCTTCGATGTTTATGCGCTATTTGTTTGACAACAGGTAGAATTGTTTCCAGTTGATCAATGTTAGCTGCTGCTGCATACACTGCATTTGCTAATGCTTGTGGCTGCTTTCCTTTTTTTTGATTGGTTTGGTTGAAGATATTTTTTAATTCCGGGTGATTTGTAAATAGTAATTGATAAAATGTTGAAGTAATGGCGGTTCCATGCTCAGCCAAAACAGGGACAGTTGCTTTTACTGTTTCTATTGTTTTTGGATCAAGTCTTTCCGTTGTAGTAGACATCCAATCACTCCTTAAAATTTAAACATGTATTTTTAATACATCTTTATTGTATGAAAAATTAAGATACCTCTGCAATAGCTTTTAAGAGAAATATATGACTATTTTGTTAAAATACAAAGTCAATTGATATTTTTTTTGGTAGAATAGAAGGAGGCAGGTGAAGCAGTATGCGATTAAAAAAATATACAGATTACGCATTGCGCGTGTTAATCTACACGGCTGCGAGTGATAGCAAGGCAAGTATTAAAGAGATAGCGGAAACTTTTTTTGTTTCTACAGAACATATACGAAAAGTAGTTCACCAATTGAGTATAAATGGATATATCGAAACAACTAGAGGCCGTAATGGGGGAATCCTATTGGCGCATGACCCTGCAGATATAAATATCGGGGCGGTTATCCGGTTGATGGAAAATGATTTCTACTTATTGGAATGCTTCGATGGCGAGAACAATCGATGTGTGATTACGCCTGCATGTAAATTGCGCTCTGTGATAGGCAATGCGATGCAAGCTTTTTTTGAAGTGCTGAATCAATATACATTGGCTGATTTGGTAGAAAATAAAGATGATTTACAAGAATTAATGGATATGAAATAGAGTATTCATGCACACCCTTTCTCATGTGTGAACGAATACTCTTTGTTGGAAAGGGATGCATTGTTCCGCTTTCCTGTATATATGATTAACCTCTTTTACGGATGGTAAATTGGTCTTCTAGTAGCAGCCAATTTTGAGGAAAAGAGAGGCCGAGCTTCCAATAACTGATACCGCGTAAATTCTTTTCCTTAATTAAATCGAATTTAGCTTGAATGGACCTGGCGTCTTCAAACCATACCTCATGCTCCTGACCTTCCTGATCAACGTACCGGAAATAAGGTGCTTTTGCCTCTTCATCAAATAAAATCGCTTGATTATTATCTCGTGCGACTTGAATAGCTTGCTGAGGACTGAGTGCTTTGGCATATTCTCCACCAGGTTCATACGGAAGCGTCCAGTCATAGCCATATAAATTCTGACCGAGCATGATTTTTTCAGAAGGCATTTCTGTGAGGGCATAATTGACAACGTCACGAACTGGGCCAATCGGTGAAACAGCCATTGCCGGACCACCACTATATCCCCACTCATACGTCATCAGGACGACAAAATCAACAATTTCGCCATGCGCTTGATAATCATGTGCTTCATACCAGTTCCCTTCTTGCTCGGCACTTGTTTTGGGAGCAAGAGCTGTTGATACGAGAAAACCTTCATTGTGCAGTCGCGTTGTCGCTTTTTCTAAGAATGCACGATAATCCTCCCGGTTTTCTGGAGGTAGAAATTCAAAATCAAAATGTATATCTCCGAAGCCAGACTCTTTAGCTGTAGCGATGATTTGATCGAGCATATTATTCTGGACGGTTTCATCGGTGAGAATAAGCCTGCCAAGTTCTTGACTAAAAGCTCCCTCTTCCAGGTTCGTGACAACCAGCATTAAGGTTGCATTCTGTTCGCTGGCAATAGCATTGAAATCGTTCAATGGTGGAGCGATCAGATTACCTTGCCGATCAACTTGAAAGGAAAAAGGGGCTAAATAAGTTAAGTTGTCAACGTGTTTTCTTGCTGCATTCTCTAATACGTCTGATACCGAACCTCCAGTTGGTTCAATATAGGCATTGGTTTCAATCGTTCTTTTAGCGGATTCGGGAATATAGAGTGTCATCCCAACAGAAAGTGGCTGATACATATTAATTTGATTGACGCTTGCTAACTCTGCTGCCGAAATGCCGAAACGTTGTCCGATCGTATATAAGCTGTCTCCAGGCTGTACGGTATAGAATTGGCCATATATTGGAATGACTAATGCTTGACCAACCACTAGAGGCAGTGACGGATCTATCTCATTTACATTTGCAATCGATTGATAGGATGTGCCAAATTGATTGGCAATCTGATATAACGAGTCTCCTTGCTTCACGACATATATTTGCACAAAAAAGAACTCCTTTCTTATCATAAAAAAAATATCCTCCATTTACTTTATGATAAGAAATAAGAATTAGAACAATGAGTCGCTACAGTGGCTGTATATCGGCTTTGAAGACAGCCTCCATTAATTTCAATGCTTCATGGTTATGCCTATGCGTATTGGACGCAATGCAGTTCTCTGGTACATGCAAGGTATAACCGCGCATATGGGCGTCATTGGCCGTAAATAACACACAGATATTTCCTGCGATTCCTGAGATAATTAAATGCTCAATGTTGAGATGTTCCAGTAATGATCGCAATGGTGTTCTGAAAAAACCAGACATTTGCGGTTTCATAATAAAATAATCTTCTTCATCTGGCAGACCTCTCTGGATAATCGCTTCATTTTCTTTCGTCAAACAAGTTTGTGCAATTTGTTTAAAATCTGTTTCCCATGTATTATAATGATCATTAATATAGATGATGGGAAGTTTATGTTTTTTTGCATATTGTTTCAACTGATCAATGTTAGGCAATATTTCTTCCGTATTGTTCAACAGTAAGTCGCCTTCGTGAAAATGAAAATCATTGATCATATCGATGATTAATACGGCTGTATTTTTCATGGGCTCACCTCTTTTATACTTCTGTTGACAAGATACCCTAATATTTCATCATTCATGCATGGCTTATTCTATATGAGTATAGCTTTATTTATTTTCTAAACAAAAAGAGTGGGATGATAATGACAGATCAAGCGTATATGTTAATGGCAATGGAAGAAGCGAAAAAAGCGGAGGTATTAGGTGAAGTGCCAATTGGTGCTGTCATCGTTCATCAAGATCAGGTTATTGCTACATCGTTCAATTTACGTGAAAAATTACAAACAACACAATCCCATGCGGAAATGCTTGCGATTGATAAAGCAAATCAGGTTATCGGCAGCTGGCGTCTGGAGGACTGTGTATTATATGTAACACTGGAGCCATGTCCAATGTGTGCAGGAGCTATTTTGCAATCACGAATACCGAAAGTGGTGTACGGAGCTAAGGATCCGAAGGCAGGATGCGCTGGTTCATTGTTAAATTTATTAGATGATGAGCGTTTCAATCATCAAGTCGATGTGGTGCCAGGTGTTCTTGAAGCAGAGTGTGGACAAATGCTGACTGATTTTTTTCGATCGTTGCGACAAAAGAAAAAAGAGCAGAAGAACAAATAAAGTGAGACTTTGATCAGTGGAGGTTTTTGCCCCCCGATACTCGAAGCTTGAAGTGGTAGTCTCACAGATGGTTAGCACCGTGATAAAAGCCTAAATCCTTTGATAGAATCGATACTGGTAAAAGTTGATAGCGAAAAAATAGAGTAAGTAATTGATTTTTTTCGAAGTAAAGGTTATACTAAGAAATGCGCTTTTCTATAGCGCAACTGAATATGTTAGCAAATTTGCCGTGCTAGGTGGGGAGGTAGCGGTGCCCTGTACTCGCAATCCGCTATAGCGAGACTGAATACCTTGCTGAGGTGCCGTTATTTTAAGGTCTGCCTTAAGGGAGTAGTGTTGACACTCGGGTCCCGCGCAACAGGAACTCGTGAACCATGTCAGGTCCGGAAGGAAGCAGCATTAAGCGAAACTTCCTGTGTGCCGCGGGGAAGCCTGGGTCGAGCTATGAACTTAAGTAACGCTTAAGGTAGCGTCATCGAAGCTTGGTGCACGGCGTTAATAATACAAAGACAGCCTCTTGTGATGCACAAGAGGCTTTTCTAATTTAGCTGGTAGAAAAAAGATGTTCTGGTATTCCATATTTTCGCTCGTTTTTAGAAAAGGGATTTGCTACAATATAAGAAGAAATAACAAGAAAAGGGGATCAGTGATGGGTTATCAAGCATTATACCGCGTCTGGCGTCCGAAGAATTTTGAAGATGTAGTTGGACAAGTACATATTACTCGCACCTTGCAGAATGCCGTTATGCAAGAAAAGTTTACCCACGCTTACCTGTTTTCAGGTCCCCGAGGCACGGGAAAAACAAGTGCTGCCAAGATTTTTGCTAAAGCAGTCAATTGTCAGAATGGTCCTGCACTAGAACCATGCAATGAGTGTGACGCGTG is a genomic window of Gracilibacillus salinarum containing:
- a CDS encoding LysM peptidoglycan-binding domain-containing protein, which produces MQIYVVKQGDSLYQIANQFGTSYQSIANVNEIDPSLPLVVGQALVIPIYGQFYTVQPGDSLYTIGQRFGISAAELASVNQINMYQPLSVGMTLYIPESAKRTIETNAYIEPTGGSVSDVLENAARKHVDNLTYLAPFSFQVDRQGNLIAPPLNDFNAIASEQNATLMLVVTNLEEGAFSQELGRLILTDETVQNNMLDQIIATAKESGFGDIHFDFEFLPPENREDYRAFLEKATTRLHNEGFLVSTALAPKTSAEQEGNWYEAHDYQAHGEIVDFVVLMTYEWGYSGGPAMAVSPIGPVRDVVNYALTEMPSEKIMLGQNLYGYDWTLPYEPGGEYAKALSPQQAIQVARDNNQAILFDEEAKAPYFRYVDQEGQEHEVWFEDARSIQAKFDLIKEKNLRGISYWKLGLSFPQNWLLLEDQFTIRKRG
- a CDS encoding isochorismatase family cysteine hydrolase, whose product is MKNTAVLIIDMINDFHFHEGDLLLNNTEEILPNIDQLKQYAKKHKLPIIYINDHYNTWETDFKQIAQTCLTKENEAIIQRGLPDEEDYFIMKPQMSGFFRTPLRSLLEHLNIEHLIISGIAGNICVLFTANDAHMRGYTLHVPENCIASNTHRHNHEALKLMEAVFKADIQPL
- the tadA gene encoding tRNA adenosine(34) deaminase TadA → MTDQAYMLMAMEEAKKAEVLGEVPIGAVIVHQDQVIATSFNLREKLQTTQSHAEMLAIDKANQVIGSWRLEDCVLYVTLEPCPMCAGAILQSRIPKVVYGAKDPKAGCAGSLLNLLDDERFNHQVDVVPGVLEAECGQMLTDFFRSLRQKKKEQKNK